In Actinomycetota bacterium, a single genomic region encodes these proteins:
- a CDS encoding cell wall-binding repeat-containing protein produces GRIATGQLRRTPAAEDRAGIIAIYGPAAASTPSVTRIWGADRYRTATNISKETFAAGSASTVVLATGRTFPDALSASGLAGTVRGPLLLTAGTGISVEPFVLDEVRRVGASRVIIVGGSGAVSEEIERSLGNSGLEVRRIQGPDRYATSAAVAREISASLGANFGRQAIIARGDDFADALAAGPIAYSQRMPLLLTRPGELPTATSQAIIDLRVSSAIVIGGTGAVSPSVTQSLGAANVAWNRISGACRFTTAEEVARESIRRGWSTGQIAGIATGQDFPDALAGGAATGARGGIMLLTRSTLLPVNTASFLHESTDSLSEIKVYGGTGAICNTVRTSVHNLWGLP; encoded by the coding sequence CGGCCGTATCGCGACAGGCCAGCTGCGCCGAACTCCCGCCGCCGAGGACCGAGCCGGCATAATCGCGATATACGGGCCGGCGGCCGCTTCCACCCCTTCGGTCACTAGGATCTGGGGGGCGGACAGGTACCGGACCGCGACAAACATCTCGAAGGAAACTTTCGCCGCGGGCTCCGCCTCAACAGTCGTTCTTGCCACTGGACGCACGTTCCCTGACGCCCTGTCGGCATCCGGGCTGGCAGGTACGGTGCGAGGCCCGTTGCTGCTGACCGCTGGAACCGGGATCTCCGTCGAGCCGTTCGTGCTCGATGAGGTAAGGAGGGTCGGGGCTTCTCGCGTCATCATCGTCGGCGGATCGGGTGCTGTCAGCGAGGAGATCGAGCGCTCGCTAGGAAACAGCGGGCTGGAGGTGCGGCGAATCCAGGGACCCGACCGGTACGCCACCTCCGCTGCGGTAGCCAGAGAGATCTCGGCAAGCCTTGGGGCCAACTTCGGCCGGCAAGCGATCATCGCGCGTGGTGATGACTTCGCCGACGCGCTCGCAGCCGGGCCGATCGCCTATTCGCAAAGAATGCCCTTGCTGCTGACCCGCCCGGGTGAGCTGCCAACAGCCACGTCGCAGGCGATCATCGATCTGCGTGTTTCCTCGGCGATCGTCATCGGCGGAACCGGAGCCGTGAGCCCGAGCGTCACACAAAGCCTCGGCGCCGCGAATGTCGCATGGAACCGAATCAGCGGAGCCTGCCGATTCACGACTGCCGAGGAAGTCGCGCGTGAGTCCATCAGGCGCGGTTGGTCGACCGGCCAGATCGCCGGGATAGCGACGGGGCAGGACTTCCCGGACGCACTCGCCGGAGGAGCCGCAACAGGAGCGCGAGGCGGAATCATGCTGCTCACCAGAAGCACGCTGCTACCAGTCAATACGGCTTCTTTCCTGCATGAGAGCACAGACAGCCTGTCGGAAATCAAAGTCTACGGCGGCACCGGCGCGATATGCAACACAGTTCGCACCTCCGTACACAACCTCTGGGGTCTGCCGTAG
- a CDS encoding DMT family transporter produces MWIAIAVALLLWAWAFAGIRAGLQSYGPGELALLRFGTASVALLLYALVARMRLPSVQDLPVIFAAGLLGITTYHLALNIGEQTVTAGAAALLISTSPIFTAVLSMLLLKERFTIWGWTGLGVSAGGVAMIALGGEGGIALDPNALVILVAAAATALYFVVAKRPLQRYSALEFTTYAIWAGTLPLLVFAPGLISQLPLASGQATWSGIFLGIFPGAIAYVLWNRALSVMPASLLSTFLYFQPINAVWIAWLWLGEVPSALALLGGAISLVGVVVVAMRGVNGKETRLT; encoded by the coding sequence ATGTGGATCGCGATCGCCGTGGCCCTCTTGTTGTGGGCATGGGCGTTTGCGGGCATACGCGCGGGGCTTCAATCCTACGGACCCGGAGAGCTCGCATTGCTGCGCTTCGGCACCGCATCGGTGGCGTTGCTTTTGTATGCGCTGGTTGCCCGGATGCGGTTGCCGTCCGTTCAGGATTTGCCTGTCATCTTTGCGGCGGGACTTCTCGGCATCACGACGTACCATCTTGCGCTGAACATCGGCGAGCAGACCGTGACTGCGGGAGCGGCCGCGCTGCTTATCTCCACAAGTCCGATATTTACCGCTGTGCTTTCAATGCTGCTTTTGAAGGAGCGTTTCACTATCTGGGGGTGGACGGGGCTTGGCGTCTCGGCCGGCGGTGTCGCGATGATTGCGCTGGGCGGAGAGGGAGGCATCGCCCTCGATCCCAACGCGCTTGTCATACTTGTTGCAGCCGCTGCTACGGCCCTGTATTTTGTCGTGGCCAAGCGTCCGCTACAGCGGTACTCGGCGCTCGAGTTCACGACTTACGCGATCTGGGCCGGTACGCTGCCGCTTCTGGTCTTCGCGCCGGGGCTAATCAGCCAGCTGCCGCTGGCGAGCGGTCAGGCCACGTGGTCTGGGATATTTCTTGGCATTTTCCCGGGAGCCATAGCGTATGTGCTGTGGAACAGGGCGCTTTCCGTGATGCCGGCTAGCCTGCTCTCCACCTTCCTGTACTTTCAGCCGATAAACGCCGTGTGGATCGCGTGGCTTTGGCTTGGCGAGGTGCCCTCGGCATTGGCGCTTCTCGGCGGTGCCATCTCCCTTGTCGGCGTTGTCGTGGTTGCGATGCGGGGAGTCAACGGGAAGGAAACAAGGCTTACTTAA
- a CDS encoding sugar transferase, producing the protein MTKRSIDFALAALGLIFLSPLLVGIAIAIRVTMGPGVIFCQPRPGLGGKIFRIYKFRTMSQAPSDLAEAVSEESRITKLGASLRRWSLDELPGLFNVLKGDMSLVGPRPLLPEYLPLYTPRQARRHEVRPGITGWAQVNGRNALSWEEKFDLDVWYVDNQSTLLDFKIILMTIGKVLRREGITPQDRATVERFGAGGNSSTVDDTIESDSRGES; encoded by the coding sequence GTGACAAAGCGCTCTATTGACTTCGCCCTTGCGGCTCTGGGCCTTATCTTCTTGTCGCCACTGCTTGTAGGCATTGCGATCGCGATCAGAGTCACAATGGGTCCGGGCGTCATCTTTTGTCAGCCCCGCCCGGGGCTTGGCGGCAAGATATTTCGCATCTACAAGTTCCGAACTATGAGCCAAGCCCCATCCGACTTAGCCGAGGCGGTGTCGGAGGAATCGCGAATCACAAAGCTAGGAGCGTCCCTCCGGCGCTGGAGCTTAGATGAGCTTCCCGGGCTGTTCAATGTTCTCAAGGGCGATATGAGCCTGGTGGGTCCACGTCCGCTGTTGCCGGAGTATCTGCCGCTGTACACTCCTCGGCAGGCGAGGCGCCATGAGGTCAGGCCGGGAATAACCGGATGGGCGCAGGTAAACGGTCGCAACGCCCTTTCATGGGAGGAAAAGTTCGATCTCGACGTATGGTATGTGGACAACCAATCAACGCTACTCGATTTCAAGATTATCCTGATGACCATCGGAAAAGTGCTCCGCCGAGAAGGGATCACCCCGCAAGACCGTGCCACCGTTGAGCGGTTTGGCGCCGGCGGAAACAGCTCGACCGTAGACGACACAATCGAAAGTGACTCCAGAGGAGAATCATGA
- a CDS encoding DegT/DnrJ/EryC1/StrS aminotransferase family protein yields the protein MPPWPYFDDDEIQAVSEVLRSGRVNYWTGDEGVAFETEFAAASGAPHAIALANGTLSLEAALAALGIEPGDEVIVPARTFIATASAAVMRGAIPVIADVDPESQNITAASIKAVISEKTRAVIVVHLAGWPCDMDSILEIAEAAKIPVIEDCAQALGAKYKGQPVGTMGAFGSFSFCQDKIMTTGGEGGMLLTSDSTLFERAWSLKDHGKSYTLTRGGFLGKSHAFRWLHDTFGTNWRMSEMQAVLGRIGMKKLPLWIDRRRRSADMLNEGLADLDALRLTIPDTNSYHAYYKYYAFVRHERLREGWDRDRIAEAISAEGVPCYSGTCPEIYRERAFVDAGLAPERRSPVARELGESSLMLLVHPTLEDTDIHDTVAAIRKVMAVATR from the coding sequence ATGCCCCCGTGGCCATATTTCGATGACGATGAAATCCAGGCCGTTTCAGAGGTACTGCGCTCCGGTCGCGTTAACTACTGGACCGGCGATGAGGGGGTAGCTTTCGAGACGGAGTTCGCCGCGGCTAGTGGAGCGCCTCACGCGATCGCTCTTGCCAATGGCACGCTCTCCTTGGAAGCCGCGTTAGCCGCACTTGGAATTGAACCCGGCGACGAGGTGATAGTACCTGCTCGCACATTCATCGCGACTGCTAGCGCGGCCGTGATGAGAGGAGCGATTCCTGTGATCGCCGATGTCGATCCAGAAAGCCAGAACATCACAGCCGCATCGATCAAGGCTGTCATCTCGGAAAAGACCCGTGCTGTAATCGTGGTGCATCTGGCAGGCTGGCCTTGCGACATGGATTCGATACTCGAAATCGCTGAGGCCGCAAAAATCCCTGTCATCGAAGATTGCGCCCAGGCTCTCGGCGCGAAGTACAAGGGCCAGCCGGTTGGAACGATGGGCGCTTTCGGGTCCTTTTCATTTTGTCAGGACAAAATCATGACTACCGGCGGCGAAGGCGGAATGCTGCTGACCTCCGACAGCACCTTGTTCGAGCGTGCATGGTCCCTCAAAGACCACGGGAAATCCTATACGCTCACCCGCGGCGGTTTTCTCGGCAAGAGTCACGCGTTTAGATGGCTTCACGATACTTTCGGGACCAACTGGCGAATGAGCGAAATGCAGGCGGTGCTGGGGCGTATCGGGATGAAGAAGCTCCCTTTGTGGATCGATCGTCGGAGGCGCTCTGCCGATATGCTCAACGAGGGCCTAGCCGATCTGGACGCGCTTCGTCTAACCATTCCCGACACAAACTCTTACCACGCGTACTACAAGTATTACGCTTTCGTGCGGCACGAGCGTCTCCGTGAAGGGTGGGACCGTGACAGGATTGCGGAGGCCATCAGCGCGGAGGGGGTTCCGTGTTATTCGGGAACATGCCCCGAGATATACCGGGAGCGTGCGTTTGTCGATGCCGGGCTGGCGCCCGAGAGAAGATCCCCGGTCGCCAGGGAGCTGGGAGAGTCGTCGCTTATGCTTCTTGTGCATCCAACGCTTGAGGACACCGACATTCACGACACGGTAGCGGCGATACGCAAAGTGATGGCTGTCGCGACAAGATAG
- the thiF gene encoding sulfur carrier protein ThiS adenylyltransferase ThiF, whose product MQIHVNEKCVRVKQGARLNFVRSQFKPDADIVIVNGFPATNDQELAENDRVTLIRRGEIPSEEEFEALLVARHSPGVHERVRSACIGIAGVGGLGSFIALALARTGIGRLILVDHDVVEPSNLNRQQYFVDQIGQPKVDALSDTISRVNPHVAVSAHRARVAPSNVARLFEGVTVMVEAFDDAREKAMLAESFRLAYPDVPLVAASGLAGFGPSNEITTTRRGKSLFLVGDELSAAEPGQGLMAPRVGVAAHHQANAVLRLLLDESPV is encoded by the coding sequence GTGCAAATTCATGTCAACGAAAAGTGTGTCCGCGTCAAGCAAGGCGCACGCCTGAACTTTGTGCGAAGCCAGTTCAAGCCGGACGCCGATATCGTCATCGTAAACGGCTTTCCCGCCACAAACGATCAGGAACTCGCCGAGAATGATCGCGTCACGCTTATACGCCGAGGCGAAATCCCCTCTGAAGAGGAGTTCGAGGCGCTGCTGGTGGCTCGACACTCTCCGGGTGTTCACGAGCGGGTGCGCTCCGCTTGTATCGGCATCGCCGGAGTCGGTGGCTTGGGGTCGTTTATCGCTCTTGCTCTTGCCCGTACCGGAATCGGCCGCCTGATCCTCGTCGATCACGATGTGGTCGAGCCTTCCAACCTAAACAGGCAGCAGTACTTCGTGGACCAGATCGGTCAGCCGAAAGTCGATGCGCTTTCCGACACCATCTCTCGCGTGAACCCGCATGTCGCAGTATCAGCACATCGAGCGCGAGTTGCGCCCTCGAATGTCGCAAGGCTGTTTGAAGGCGTCACCGTCATGGTCGAGGCGTTCGATGACGCCCGCGAGAAAGCGATGCTGGCCGAGTCTTTCAGGCTGGCGTATCCGGATGTGCCGCTGGTAGCCGCCTCGGGCCTGGCTGGCTTCGGTCCCAGCAACGAGATCACCACTACCCGCCGAGGAAAGAGCCTGTTCCTCGTAGGCGACGAACTCTCGGCGGCCGAGCCGGGACAGGGCCTGATGGCGCCCAGGGTCGGTGTGGCCGCGCACCATCAAGCCAATGCCGTCTTGCGCCTGTTGTTGGATGAAAGCCCAGTGTGA
- the thiS gene encoding sulfur carrier protein ThiS: MNLTVNGVCQEFSEPLTAAGMLEALGVDAARAVIERNGAVLSRESLAVTALADGDVIEIVHFVSGG, encoded by the coding sequence ATGAATCTCACGGTAAACGGAGTATGTCAGGAGTTTTCGGAGCCATTGACGGCAGCGGGGATGCTGGAAGCGCTTGGCGTCGATGCCGCCCGCGCGGTTATCGAACGCAACGGGGCGGTGTTGTCGCGCGAGAGCCTCGCCGTCACCGCGCTTGCCGATGGTGACGTGATCGAGATAGTCCACTTCGTATCGGGAGGGTGA
- a CDS encoding thiazole synthase has protein sequence MPVKTQDPLVIAGRTFSSRLLMGTGKFSSPETMRAALESSGAEIVTVALRRVDLSDPADNMLAHIDPARYLLLPNTSGAKDAQEAVRLARLARAAGCEPWVKVEVTPDPHYLLPDPIETLRATEILAAEGFVVLPYMGADPVLAKRLEEAGAAAVMPLGAPIGTNKGLRTRDAVGIIVEQATLPVIVDAGLGAPSHAAEALEMGVDAVLVNTAIAVAGDPPAMARAFATAVVAGREAFLAGLATEGRFAEASSPLEGLLGSLK, from the coding sequence ATGCCCGTGAAAACACAAGACCCCCTGGTCATCGCAGGGCGAACTTTCAGTTCCCGGCTGTTGATGGGAACCGGCAAGTTCAGCTCGCCAGAGACGATGCGCGCGGCGCTCGAGTCCTCGGGGGCCGAAATCGTCACGGTGGCGCTAAGGCGAGTCGACCTCTCCGATCCCGCTGACAACATGCTCGCCCATATCGACCCCGCGCGCTATCTGCTGCTACCGAACACAAGCGGCGCCAAAGACGCCCAGGAGGCTGTGCGCCTGGCGAGGCTGGCGCGTGCGGCTGGCTGTGAGCCGTGGGTAAAAGTCGAGGTTACCCCCGACCCGCACTACCTGTTGCCAGATCCGATTGAGACCCTTCGCGCCACCGAAATCCTGGCCGCCGAGGGCTTCGTCGTCCTGCCATACATGGGCGCGGACCCCGTGTTGGCCAAGCGGCTCGAAGAGGCCGGCGCGGCCGCGGTCATGCCGTTGGGGGCCCCGATCGGCACAAACAAGGGACTGCGTACACGCGATGCCGTCGGCATCATCGTCGAGCAGGCCACACTGCCCGTAATCGTCGACGCGGGTCTGGGCGCCCCTTCCCATGCGGCTGAAGCGCTCGAAATGGGTGTGGACGCCGTGCTCGTGAACACAGCGATCGCGGTAGCCGGCGATCCACCCGCGATGGCCCGGGCGTTTGCCACCGCGGTTGTCGCCGGGCGCGAGGCGTTCCTCGCCGGTCTTGCCACCGAAGGCCGCTTCGCCGAAGCCTCCAGTCCACTCGAAGGCTTACTAGGGAGTCTGAAATGA
- the thiH gene encoding 2-iminoacetate synthase ThiH codes for MSFAEEMSRFDGSRVSELIHSMSSADVRRALGTQRKTFRDLAALLSPAAEEMLDEIAAQAQADTLRHFGRAVQLYSPLYLSNECDNDCAYCGFSAANSALRSTLSDEEIVTEARALRAKGFHHILLLTGEAPRAIDKDRLAEVVRLLRPLFASISIEVFPMDENGYKTMVASGVDGLVIYQETYDKNTYLELHRSGRKRDYAFRLDAPEAGAAAGMRRVGIGCLLGLSDFRRDMFFTALHAAYLTRNFWRTQVTISFPRLRQARSDYSPKYPVSDRQLALSICAMRLFLPRAGLLLSTRENPRLRDALLPIGITQMSAGSCTQPGGYASAKDNASQSQFEVNDDRSAEEVFAAIRSLGYDPAWKDWDAELSGGAR; via the coding sequence ATGAGCTTCGCCGAGGAAATGAGCCGCTTCGATGGCTCGCGCGTGTCCGAGCTGATTCACTCGATGAGCTCAGCCGATGTTCGGCGTGCTCTCGGCACGCAGCGCAAAACTTTCCGGGACCTGGCGGCACTGCTCTCGCCTGCCGCCGAAGAAATGCTCGACGAGATCGCCGCACAAGCCCAAGCCGACACTTTGCGGCACTTCGGCAGAGCGGTACAGCTCTACTCGCCCTTGTATCTCTCGAACGAATGCGACAACGACTGCGCCTACTGCGGATTCAGCGCCGCCAATAGCGCCCTCCGCTCGACGTTGAGCGATGAGGAGATCGTGACCGAGGCCCGGGCGCTTCGGGCGAAGGGGTTCCACCACATTTTGCTGCTTACAGGCGAGGCGCCGCGGGCAATCGACAAGGACAGGCTCGCCGAGGTGGTCCGGCTGTTGCGCCCACTGTTCGCCTCGATCTCCATTGAGGTTTTCCCCATGGACGAAAACGGCTACAAGACTATGGTTGCCAGCGGTGTCGACGGGCTCGTAATCTACCAGGAAACCTACGACAAAAATACCTACCTGGAGTTGCACCGAAGCGGGCGCAAGCGAGATTACGCATTCCGACTGGACGCGCCTGAAGCCGGAGCCGCCGCCGGAATGCGACGTGTGGGCATCGGATGCTTGCTTGGACTATCCGATTTCAGGCGCGATATGTTTTTTACCGCGCTTCACGCCGCCTATCTGACGCGAAATTTCTGGCGCACGCAAGTAACGATCTCGTTTCCTCGGCTTCGCCAGGCAAGAAGCGACTACTCCCCAAAATACCCGGTCTCCGATCGCCAACTGGCGCTTTCGATCTGCGCGATGAGGCTTTTCCTGCCGAGAGCAGGCCTTCTGCTTTCAACACGCGAAAATCCTCGACTCCGCGACGCCCTGCTGCCTATCGGAATCACCCAGATGAGTGCGGGCTCGTGCACTCAGCCGGGGGGCTACGCCAGCGCCAAAGACAACGCAAGCCAGTCCCAGTTCGAGGTAAACGACGACCGAAGCGCCGAGGAAGTCTTCGCCGCGATCAGGTCTTTGGGGTACGACCCCGCCTGGAAAGACTGGGACGCCGAGCTTAGCGGAGGTGCGCGATGA
- the thiE gene encoding thiamine phosphate synthase, producing MSTGAPISGLYVVTSEYPHLKRSHVGVARAALEAGAKVIQYRDKTRKGSDLLAVASELRALCRAAGVAFVMNDHAEVAMKVRADGLHLGQGDLAELSGWRPRWSAFLGISAWSVELAEKARSLGADYVGSGPVRPTVSKPMTREPLGLDGLRAICETGVPVAAIGGLGADDVRSVFAAGASAICVMGGIGAADDPLGVAREIVSRVEETGAY from the coding sequence ATGAGCACAGGTGCTCCGATAAGCGGTCTTTACGTCGTGACCTCCGAGTATCCGCACCTGAAGCGCTCCCACGTCGGCGTTGCCAGAGCCGCGCTTGAAGCGGGCGCCAAGGTCATTCAATACCGCGACAAGACGCGCAAAGGCTCTGATCTGCTCGCTGTCGCCAGTGAGCTTAGGGCTCTGTGCCGCGCGGCCGGAGTCGCGTTCGTCATGAACGATCACGCCGAGGTCGCGATGAAGGTGCGCGCCGACGGCCTGCACCTCGGCCAGGGCGACCTGGCCGAGCTTTCCGGATGGCGACCGCGGTGGAGCGCGTTTCTCGGCATTTCGGCGTGGAGTGTGGAGCTTGCCGAGAAGGCCCGCTCGCTCGGCGCGGACTATGTGGGCTCGGGGCCTGTCCGGCCGACGGTGTCCAAACCGATGACCCGCGAGCCCCTCGGGCTAGATGGCCTACGCGCGATCTGCGAAACCGGCGTGCCGGTAGCGGCCATCGGGGGCCTTGGGGCCGATGACGTCAGGAGCGTGTTTGCCGCGGGTGCATCCGCGATCTGCGTGATGGGAGGCATCGGTGCGGCCGATGATCCTTTGGGTGTGGCGCGCGAAATCGTATCGCGCGTCGAAGAGACAGGAGCATACTGA
- the thiC gene encoding phosphomethylpyrimidine synthase ThiC translates to MAFFDDLQNGRLDETLATLARNESVDVNELVEGIRRGHIAVLASRARRNHIRPSAVGEGLRVKVNANIGTSEAASSIEQELAKLDAALSAGTDAVMDLSTGGDLREVRFRILERCDVPLGTVPVYEAAVNSMRRDAGVTGMSANEMLAAVRTHAEDGVDFMTVHAGLTREQAAAASSRAAGIVSRGGAFLACWMEANDAENPYYERFDEVLDICRRHDVVLSLGDSLRPGCIADAGDEAQLGELRILGDLVLRARAAGVQVIVEGPGHVPISEIVEQMRIAKELCHRAPLYVLGPIVTDVAPGYDHVTSAIGGALAASAGADFLCYVTRAEHVCLPDADDVHEGVVCARIAAHAGDIARNLPAAREWDAQMTSARKNLDWKRQFAIAIDRQRPETMRQMRGGGSDKQCSMCGSLCAMRLVNELEASA, encoded by the coding sequence ATGGCTTTCTTCGATGATCTGCAAAACGGCCGCCTCGATGAGACGCTGGCGACCCTGGCAAGGAATGAGAGTGTCGATGTCAACGAGCTTGTCGAGGGTATTCGCCGAGGACACATCGCTGTGCTCGCAAGCCGCGCCAGACGCAACCACATCCGGCCCTCGGCGGTAGGCGAAGGGCTAAGGGTGAAGGTCAACGCCAATATCGGCACCTCGGAGGCGGCCTCCAGTATCGAGCAGGAACTCGCGAAGCTGGACGCCGCGCTTTCGGCTGGCACCGATGCGGTCATGGACCTTTCGACGGGAGGGGATCTTCGCGAGGTGCGCTTCCGAATACTCGAGCGCTGCGATGTGCCGCTTGGCACCGTTCCCGTCTACGAGGCCGCGGTAAATTCGATGCGCCGCGACGCTGGAGTGACCGGAATGTCGGCAAACGAGATGCTGGCCGCGGTCAGAACTCACGCCGAGGACGGCGTGGACTTCATGACCGTGCACGCTGGCCTGACGCGCGAACAAGCGGCGGCGGCTTCCAGCAGGGCCGCCGGCATCGTCTCCCGCGGAGGTGCGTTTCTCGCATGCTGGATGGAGGCCAACGACGCCGAGAACCCCTACTACGAGCGCTTCGACGAGGTGCTCGATATCTGCAGGCGCCACGACGTTGTTCTGAGCCTTGGTGACTCGCTGCGCCCAGGGTGCATCGCCGACGCCGGCGACGAGGCACAACTCGGTGAGCTTCGGATACTCGGCGACCTGGTGCTTCGGGCCCGCGCCGCCGGCGTGCAGGTGATAGTCGAAGGCCCGGGACACGTGCCCATCTCGGAGATCGTCGAACAGATGCGAATCGCCAAAGAGCTATGCCACAGAGCGCCGCTTTACGTGCTCGGCCCGATCGTTACCGACGTAGCGCCAGGTTACGACCACGTGACCTCCGCTATCGGCGGAGCGCTGGCTGCATCGGCGGGCGCCGACTTCCTGTGTTATGTGACGCGCGCCGAGCACGTGTGTCTGCCCGATGCCGACGACGTGCATGAGGGCGTCGTCTGCGCCCGAATAGCCGCTCACGCTGGGGACATCGCCCGAAACCTGCCCGCGGCACGCGAATGGGACGCGCAGATGACCTCGGCGCGCAAGAATCTCGACTGGAAGCGGCAGTTCGCGATCGCGATCGACAGACAGCGCCCGGAAACCATGCGACAGATGCGGGGCGGCGGCTCCGACAAGCAGTGCTCCATGTGCGGCTCCTTGTGTGCAATGCGGCTGGTAAACGAGCTGGAAGCCAGCGCATGA
- a CDS encoding hydroxymethylpyrimidine/phosphomethylpyrimidine kinase — protein MRRALLIGGVDPSAGAGLLVDAFVASRLGFSPMCAATVITAQNSHRFYASEPVASKMLHDQLQAISEDGPIACTKIGAMGSYENAETTRRFLQEHETGPVVLDPVLASSSGGSLLSCTLEKLRPLMGACDLITPNAFEAATLSSREIITLRDAENAALELSARYGTSVLVTGVSQGDCASDVLATQGRVEVLLHPLIKEAGDPRGTGCAFSTAIAINLCLSGDLTVAIRSAQSLLLELVSQAAALGRGRRQFDFTAGQSEPS, from the coding sequence ATGAGGCGGGCGTTGCTCATCGGCGGAGTCGACCCATCGGCGGGAGCGGGGCTTCTCGTGGACGCTTTCGTGGCGTCGCGCCTGGGCTTTTCGCCGATGTGCGCCGCGACCGTCATCACCGCGCAAAACTCGCACCGCTTCTACGCTTCCGAGCCTGTAGCGTCAAAGATGCTGCACGATCAGCTTCAGGCGATAAGCGAGGACGGCCCGATAGCATGCACCAAAATAGGCGCTATGGGGTCTTATGAAAACGCCGAGACCACCCGGCGCTTCCTGCAAGAACACGAAACCGGGCCCGTGGTGCTCGACCCGGTTCTGGCTAGCTCATCGGGAGGTTCGCTTTTGAGCTGCACGTTAGAGAAGTTGCGGCCGCTCATGGGCGCTTGCGACCTGATCACCCCCAACGCCTTCGAGGCCGCAACCTTGTCCTCGCGCGAAATTATCACATTGCGTGATGCCGAGAACGCCGCCTTGGAACTCTCGGCACGATACGGCACGAGCGTCCTTGTTACCGGCGTGAGCCAGGGCGACTGCGCCTCGGACGTCCTTGCCACCCAGGGCCGTGTCGAAGTCCTGTTGCACCCCCTGATAAAAGAGGCCGGTGATCCCAGGGGAACGGGGTGCGCGTTTTCGACAGCCATCGCGATAAACCTCTGCCTGTCAGGCGATCTCACCGTCGCCATTCGCTCGGCTCAAAGCCTCTTGCTTGAGCTTGTCTCCCAAGCCGCCGCTTTAGGACGAGGCCGCCGGCAATTCGATTTCACCGCCGGTCAGTCCGAGCCTAGCTGA